A window of Argopecten irradians isolate NY chromosome 1, Ai_NY, whole genome shotgun sequence contains these coding sequences:
- the LOC138325891 gene encoding LOW QUALITY PROTEIN: E3 ubiquitin-protein ligase TRIM39-like (The sequence of the model RefSeq protein was modified relative to this genomic sequence to represent the inferred CDS: inserted 2 bases in 1 codon): MTCSKDQSLTTQLGLEEELSCPICLDMYDDPVSLPCQHNFCRRCLKANVSVIGNQSKRFQCPSCRESHSATAIETLPRNFALQNIITKIQSVKQENEXCCQHKKPLMAYCNECEEAMCFKCIPTRNHENHTIVDIKDKMKMYQEEVKQSLMPNVNKLTESLAAMKGELDESRKRVMGLLHSNYQGISVGFRELRSTLNKRESDLMSAVESKKQELESRYQRQTDKLNLELGVLENLAAKFAILDFQNHSNIQDIKVDKERCTKATQEELEMKVDNTRLICEEKDSRLFKQMLELTGELKKIKSEINKMTIEPNLKCQETTKKYLPSDNHADEWHSDGNLNSTWMSQNPVYTEKKPKLKRVRLMCPVDGYERKSSRESYSGRQSSQSSYHDGLRYYDNRDNRYNLDTPVVSYQTGTKSKKSSRKDHKRRDEAQSATSTISVVSDMDHSNNGTETHRVRRKLTIVDPKDW, encoded by the exons ATGACATGCTCCAAAGACCAATCACTGACAACCCAGCTGGGTTTAGAAGAGGAGCTGTCCTGTCCTATCTGCCTAGACATGTACGATGATCCTGTCTCCCTCCCGTGCCAGCACAACTTCTGTCGTAGATGTTTAAAGGCGAATGTGTCTGTCATCGGGAACCAATCAAAGCGATTCCAGTGTCCAAGTTGTCGGGAATCTCACTCAGCGACAGCCATCGAAACGTTGCCAAGGAATTTTGCGTTGCAGAATATCATTACAAAAATTCAGTCTGTAAAACAGGAAAATGA CTGCTGCCAGCACAAGAAACCTCTGATGGCGTACTGCAATGAATGTGAAGAGGCCATGTGTTTTAAGTGTATTCCAACACGGAATCATGAAAACCACACTATTGTTGATATCAAGGACAAAATGAAGATGTACCAG GAAGAGGTTAAGCAGTCACTAATGCCAAATGTTAACAAGTTAACGGAATCATTGGCTGCTATGAAGGGAGAACTTGACGAGAGTCGTAAAAGAGTGATG GGCCTGCTTCATAGTAATTACCAAGGAATCTCTGTCGGTTTCCGGGAACTTCGGTCAACACTTAATAAAAGAGAGTCGGATTTAATGTCTGCAGTAGAGTCGAAGAAACAAGAACTAGAATCACGTTATCAACGTCAGACTGACAAACTAAATTTAGAGTTGGGCGTTCTTGAAAATCTCGCCGCAAAAttcgccatcttagattttcaaaatcattcaaatattcag GACATAAAAGTTGATAAAGAAAG ATGTACGAAGGCGACGCAAGAAGAACTTGAAATGAAAGTAGACAATACACGACTGATTTGTGAGGAGAAAGACTCAAGACTTTTCAAACAAATGTTGGAATTAACAGGTGAACTGAAGAAGATTAAATCTGAGATCAACAAAATGACGATAG AACCCAATCTTAAATGTCAGGAAACAACAAAGAAGTATTTACCGTCAGATAATCATGCTGATGAATGGCATTCTGACGGTAATTTGAACAGCACCTGGATGTCACAAAATCCTGtg TATACAGAAAAGAAGCCGAAGCTGAAGAGAGTGAGGCTAATGTGCCCAGTTGATGGGTATGAGAGAAAGAGTTCAAGAGAAAGTTACAGTGGAAGGCAAAGCAGCCAAAGTTCTTATCACGATGGATTGAGATATTACGACAATCGGGATAATCGTTACAATTTGGACACACCGGTTGTATCATATCAG ACTGGTACAAAATCTAAGAAGAGTTCAAGGAAAGACCACAAGAGAAGGGACGAAGCGCAAAGTGCTACATCAACGATTAGTGTCGTATCTGACATGGACCATAGCA